From one Lolium rigidum isolate FL_2022 chromosome 4, APGP_CSIRO_Lrig_0.1, whole genome shotgun sequence genomic stretch:
- the LOC124706775 gene encoding E3 ubiquitin-protein ligase SIRP1-like translates to MAESTVTRYWCHQCEQAIEEAMVEEVKCPLCDSGFVEEMIGEHFEALTRQLSEQGLSQWDPVDNSFEQPGSVGDSDDEDNSDIGREFEGFIRRHRQASALRRVLDSIHDDLRDDRERDNSILVNAFNQALALQGAALDPDEDRGDNGNSGNDDGLLEEYVLGAGLSLLLQHLAENDPSRYGTPPARKEAIDALPTVKIEEAVSCSVCLDDLELGSQAKQLPCEHKFHSPCILPWLELHSSCPVCRFELPSGETKDLSEPSNVDRESSQEEVLADGPANDSEDTSRPWAIVPWFSGLFSTPEPQNVRGTSTDQQLPPASGTNPNAGHS, encoded by the coding sequence ATGGCAGAATCCACCGTCACGAGGTATTGGTGCCACCAATGTGAGCAGGCCATCGAGGAGGCCATGGTGGAGGAGGTCAAGTGTCCACTGTGTGACAGTGGATTTGTCGAGGAGATGATCGGTGAGCACTTTGAGGCATTGACAAGGCAGCTATCGGAGCAAGGGCTCTCGCAGTGGGACCCAGTGGACAACTCTTTTGAGCAGCCAGGATCAGTGGGggacagcgatgatgaagataaTAGCGATATAGGCCGTGAGTTTGAGGGATTCATCAGAAGGCATCGACAGGCATCGGCACTACGCCGTGTGCTCGATAGTATCCATGATGACCTTAGAGATGACAGGGAAAGAGACAACTCCATTCTGGTCAATGCCTTCAACCAGGCCCTCGCTCTGCAAGGTGCAGCACTTGACCCTGACGAGGACCGAGGTGACAATGGCAACTCAGGTAATGATGATGGTTTGCTAGAAGAGTATGTCCTCGGGGCAGGGCTGAGCCTGCTTCTTCAGCATTTGGCTGAGAATGACCCAAGCCGGTATGGCACCCCTCCTGCAAGGAAAGAAGCAATCGATGCACTGCCCACTGTCAAAATCGAAGAGGCTGTCAGCTGTTCAGTCTGTCTTGATGATCTAGAGCTTGGATCCCAAGCTAAGCAGTTGCCTTGTGAACACAAGTTCCACTCTCCTTGTATCCTGCCATGGCTTGAACTCCATAGTTCCTGCCCAGTTTGCCGGTTCGAGCTGCCTTCCGGTGAGACAAAAGACTTGAGTGAGCCTAGCAATGTTGATCGAGAGAGCAGCCAGGAGGAGGTCTTAGCTGATGGCCCTGCAAATGACAGCGAGGACACTAGTAGACCTTGGGCCATTGTTCCTTGGTTTAGTGGACTGTTCTCGACACCTGAACCACAGAATGTCAGAGGTACTTCTACCGATCAGCAGCTGCCTCCCGCTTCTGGAACCAACCCAAATGCAGGGCATAGTTGA
- the LOC124706776 gene encoding myb-related protein 1-like: MYHQHQGPSELFTTRTSFPMERHLFLHGGSTQGDSGLVLSTDAKPRLKWTPELHQRFVDAVNQLGGAEKATPKTVMRLMGIPGLTLYHLKSHLQKYRLSKNLQAQVNVGTTKNAIGCAVVADSMPGTIGTSVPAMINANVIPQAEKTIQIGEALQMQIEVQRQLNEQLEVQRHLQLRIEAQGKYLQAVLEQAQESLGKQNLGPANLEDAKMKISELVSQVSNECFSSAVTEIKGSPSMHRLEPRQIQFVESSTNNCLTAAEGFISEHRQRRHGVLKAYDDSSIFCRKQSPDHEYQFSLNRSLSERRMGQLHNVKQYHRGEFGSESETEIQQEYITPQGNGRGSTTSSASGSKERDADRLHPGEPNCKRQVVEHPSSGKKLDLNTQNTDDIDQGYRHFDLNGFSWS, translated from the exons ATGTATCACCAACATCAGGGCCCTAGTGAGCTCTTCACTACTAGGACGAGCTTTCCAATGGAAAGGCATCTGTTTCTACATGGAGGAAGTACACAAGGAGATTCTGGGTTAGTTCTCTCAACCGATGCAAAACCAAGGCTGAAGTGGACACCCGAGTTACATCAGCGATTTGTAGATGCGGTCAATCAATTGGGTGGAGCAGAGA AAGCTACTCCAAAAACAGTCATGAGGCTCATGGGAATTCCAGGACTTACCTTGTATCATTTGAAAAGCCACCTCCAG AAATACAGGCTCAGTAAGAACCTCCAAGCTCAAGTTAATGTTGGGACAACCAAGAATg CCATAGGATGTGCAGTTGTTGCCGATAGCATGCCTGGAACAATAGGAACAAGTGTGCCAGCAATGATCAATGCAAATGTCATTCCACAGGCAGAGAA AACTATCCAAATTGGTGAAGCCCTACAAATGCAAATTGAGGTGCAGAGGCAGTTAAACGAACAACTCGAG GTTCAACGGCATCTGCAACTACGGATAGAGGCCCAGGGGAAGTATCTGCAGGCAGTTCTAGAGCAGGCACAGGAGAGCCTTGGAAAACAGAATTTGGGTCCTGCAAACCTGGAAGATGCAAAAATGAAAATATCAGAACTAGTCTCGCAAGTATCAAATGAATGTTTCAGCAGTGCAGTTACAGAGATCAAAGGAAGTCCAAGTATGCACAGACTAGAGCCAAGGCAAATCCAGTTTGTAGAAAGTTCAACCAATAATTGTTTGACTGCAGCCGAAGGATTCATCAGCGAGCATAGACAACGTAGACATGGAGTGCTGAAAGCATATGATGATAGTTCAATATTTTGCAGAAAGCAATCTCCTGACCATGAATATCAATTTTCCCTTAATAGAAGCCTAAGCGAGCGTAGGATGGGCCAATTGCACAATGTAAAACAGTACCACAGAGGGGAGTTTGGAagtgaaagtgagacagagattcAACAGGAGTATATTACACCTCAAGGGAATGGCAGAGGCAGCACCACCAGTTCAGCATCAGGTAGCAAAGAAAGAGATGCAGACCGACTACATCCTGGAGAACCAAACTGCAAGAGACAAGTGGTTGAACATCCAAGTTCTGGGAAGAAACTTGATCTGAACACTCAAAACACTGATGATATCGATCAGGGTTATAGGCATTTTGATTTAAATGGCTTCAGCTGGAGCTGA
- the LOC124705548 gene encoding uncharacterized protein At5g19025-like, translated as MADCRSLIEFLRAFERRRRASTPSPDPSPCSQRARPRPRRAPSSCSSPSPTARRRPFTALCDRSPPTPTAALDVLALLAVLSALAFLAAPYARLLAREAADLVRHYPDEPYSYVAFAAGAGAAVAAVAGLLAWEAAGHHARKCGRPRCRGLRKAVEFDIQLETEECVRGSPLAAGRASALLAAARPVELGDEHRELEAELRKMAPPNGRSVLTFRAPCGCAKGRMEVWGAKKVRRIKK; from the coding sequence ATGGCGGACTGCCGCagcctcatcgagttcctccgcgccttcgagcgccgccgccgcgcctccaccccCTCCCCGGACCCCTCCCCGTGCTCCCAGCGCGCCCGCCCGCGCCCCCGCCGCGcgccctcctcctgctcctccccctCCCCCACCGCCCGGCGCAGGCCCTTCACCGCCCTCTGCGACCGCTCCCCGCCGACCCCGACCGCGGCGCTGGACGTGCTCgcgctcctcgccgtcctctccgcgctcgccttcctcgccgcgccCTACGCGCGCCTTCTCGCGCGCGAGGCCGCGGACCTGGTGCGCCACTACCCGGACGAGCCCTACTCCTACGTCGCCTTCGCGGCGggcgccggcgcggccgtggccgccGTCGCCGGGCTGCTGGCCTGGGAGGCGGCCGGCCACCACGCGCGCAAGTGCGGCCGGCCCCGCTGCCGCGGCCTGCGCAAGGCCGTCGAGTTCGACATCCAGCTCGAGACGGAGGAGTGCGTGCGCGGGAGTCCGCTCGCGGCCGGCCGGGCCTCCGCGCTCCTCGCCGCGGCCCGCCCCGTCGAGCTCGGCGACGAGCACCGGGAGCTCGAGGCCGAGCTCAGGAAGATGGCGCCCCCCAACGGCCGCTCCGTGCTCACCTTCCGCGCGCCCTGCGGCTGCGCCAAGGGCAGGATGGAGGTCTGGGGAGCCAAGAAGGTGCGCCGGATCAAGAAGTAG